CAAAAACAACATGCCTTTGGCAGTTAAATTAAGTAGTTTGAAGGCTGTAGATGGGTCTAAAGATGATGCATTGTCGAAACCCGAACATTTGGAGGTTCTTTATATGCTTAGTGTAGTGAAGATTAGTGTTCCGAGTCTTTCTACAAAAGTTAGTTCAAAAGTAATCTCAGAAATAGTGAAGCTTCTGAATTCCAAGTTCTCGGTGCTTACAAGACATGTTTTTCAAGTTGTTGAAGCATTTTTTGAAACATCGAGAGTTGAAGTTACTGTTCCAGAGACAGAGAAAATTGTAGATTCGCTTGTATCGTATGTGTCTTCGGGAGATAAGAACCCTGTGGACACTGATATTTCTGCAGCAACATTGTTAAAACGTGCTCTGGATATACTTCATGATAAAGAATCAAGCTTGTGGATTAGGAATCTTCCTCTAGTTTGTGGCTGTTTAGCAGGTATGTTTCTAGTTGTGTATTGGATCTTAACATTATTAATGATGCAACTATGCCTTTGGCATTGAAACATTTGATGTAGCTTCTTTTGCTGTCTCATCTCATGTTGTTAATCgtaatttaccttttttttttttgggtaagtagtAACTTCATTAAAGGAGAATTTTTCACAGGGTTACAGGGAAATCCTCCTAGAAATTACAATATAAAGTTTAATAGAgcaatataatttaaaaaagaagctGTTTGTGATTGTCACATTTCACATTATTATCATCTTCCCCACTTCCCCTCTTTATCCTTTGTGTTAATTCGGTATATATTATACATCTACTGATTCATGTTGCTAATGCTGATTTAGGTCTTCTAAGTTCAGAGGCTAGCATTGCTTCATTGGCTTCAAGTATTTTGAAAGAGTTGCTCAGCCATCTTGCGGATTATAAAACTCTCTTGACTGATAAAGATAAACCATCTGATGATGAAGGTCAGGAGAGCATGGAAGCAAGTGCAATAAAATCAGTTTGTCTTATCTTTGAGAATGCCCTTGCCACTTATAGTGGAACTCCAGATGAGCATATTTTGGGGGTCATAACTGTTTTGTTTCTCAATCTTGGTATGCTATGTTGTTGATATCTACATTCTGCAGATtaatctttatatttatttttaattattgttactTCTAAAAATTTCACTTGCTTGAATCAACTTATTTATTTgtctatttatcaaaaaaacttatttgattTGTCTAATTGTTTTTTAGCAGTAGATtgtaaaaaagagaaataaggCATGTTAAAATTCTCTTAATTGACCACTTTTGTTCAGATAAGGTCATTAAAGTAATCACTGaattattacctatcaaaaaaaaaaaaaaaaagtaatcactGAATTATTACTTGCACACTTTGGGCATTTGATATCGGTTAATAATCTACTTGCACAGGACACTTTTTATCGAGGTTTAACGTAAGTTAAGGTGTTTGTTCATCATCTATTGGCATGGCTTGAATTGTTTGATGAAAAGAAGTTCATGCTCAGCAATTTTAGCATCACACTGCCAAACCTTCTATCCTATAGGGATGATATGTTCAATCTGGACTGTGCTTACAGTTTGTACGCATTGCCTTGTTGCATTCTTCGGTGTTGACTATATTATGCTTATGCTAGGACTACTTTCTAGTAATCAATTTGAGGGTAGGACTGCGATATCTCCATATTCTTGGTTCAGTTGCTAAtttacccttctttttttttttaataagttaagTTGCCCCTCAGttttattgaatataaatttcaaatgtcTGATATTTACTGACTGTAAGGTTGAAACTTAAGACTGACCCCAAATCCACTTCAACCTTCACTACTTGAGCCTAGCCAAAGTACATTATAAGCTTTTAATTGGACATTGTTAAGTTGTAGTTTGCGTGAAGATTATTCAAGTGGGAATAGGCTACTTTGCCTTCTTTTGCTTTGGGATCAGATCTTTTAGCTTTTTTAGGCAGCTTGAATGTTGGTTGACTTTATTCGCTGGGCTCAGATCTTTTACCCTTGAAAGAGTCCTTTTGTATAATTCCCATGTACTTGGGCCTTGCCCTTTTTATCATTGAATCctttcttttattaatcaaaaaaatgaaaatgaaagaaCTTTCCTAACTTACCATGTACtttatttgaaaagtcaataCTTCTTTTCCACGtgctttattttaattttgattatgaAGGGTATCTTTGGAAACTGATAAATTGTTATTTCAAAGACaattcattaaataatattCCTTTAGGAGTTGGATTTTCTAAGGTGGACAAACAACATAGGACAAAGAGTGTAGCATGAAATCACAATATatctgtaatttttgaatttgtaaacCCCTTATTTTGAAACTTTGACATTATTATTGAACATAAAGAGGTTTTAGGTGCAAGGAAGTCAATATCGTATCGGTACCGGCCGTACCGGAAAAATATACTGTACTGGCCATTAAACTGATATTGGTACTCCTCCAAAACATACTGGAAAAAAACCAGCTTGTACCAGCCTATTTCGGCTATACCGGCCTGTATCAGCCCATATTGGCCggtattaaaataataattgaaaaaaattattaaaaaatattttatttaatctaaTATATTGTTTAATGTACTTAAGCTAATATGTAGGCTTGTAAAATAtgtggattttaaattttatgttgataaacattgaaattaataaattcatacttacataaataataaaaatatatatatttatgcatagaaatatataaatagcaGTAAACCCAAAATGGTACACTGTTATCAACCGGTATCGTAATATTTCATTCCCTTGGCCAAACCAAAATAGCCTTTGGTACGAAATTGTCTCCCTTGCATGGGTGATAAATTAATAGTAGAATTTTGAACCTTGTTGCATTTATATAGAGGCTTGCaacaacatacaaaaaaaacTTCAGTTACAAATTCAAGAGGGTATTAGAAATAGCCTATGAGGAATAATTTCCACACTGGGTTAAATTTCTTTAACAATGAGTTGCCAGTTATTCATTTGTAGTACATTTATAATATGGAATTATTGTGAAGAGCATAACCATGTATTTAGGTACTCTTTTGAtataatacctttattttttgtattttgttttatcttttggaatttcttttaattttattgaaaccCCTTTATAGTGAAAGTCACAGTTCTACATAAATGAGCTTCCAGGTAGTGTGTATGTTGATTTAAGCACCTGTATGCATGTTAGAATTGTGTACTTCAAGTTCAGTATGTTACAGCCATTTGTGAGCAACACtgatatttttagtaaaatactGCAATTTCTGCTCATATTATGTACTTTTGGTTGTAGGAGAAATCTCATATGTCTTTATGAAGAGTATAGTGCTTAAACTTGCGGACTTGATGATCCTTGCCAATGGGGGCACATCCAACACTGACCATGTAAGTTGATGGAAATTCATTTTAACTAATCCCATGTTGGTAAGCCTTTGGTTTGAATGAATATGTAAATATAAAGTCTTTTTGGTCTTGTTGTCACCTACATCAAGCTCTAATTTTGGTGACTAGCAATTTGCCAATTCCATTTTGGTGTTTTGGCCTTACACTGAATCATATATTTTCATTAGTACTAGTGGAAAGGCCCTTTTTTATGAAGTTTgtatttagatgaaaattggtGGGGGTTGGCAATATTGAACTCTATGATGTTCTTTGTTTGTGCATCAACTAGGGAATAATTTTTGATTTTGCATACTTAATCGGGAGACTTTTGGTTCTTATAACAGAGTTTCTAAATCTTgccttattattgaattttatatGGTTATCAGCTCAAGCAATTCAACAGATCTAGGATAACCACTCTATAATCTGGATCCATAAAGTTCCTCATGAATGTGATAagtcatgtcaatttatttcTGCACTTTTGCTTTGAATTTATTTCATGGTAGAGGTACAAGTTTTGTAGGTAGTAGCAAATATGTTATCTTCAATTGACTTCTATTGATAATTGGTTAATATCTTTTTTGATGATAATGCAGCTTCGGAAATGTATTGGGTCTGCTGTAATTGCTATGGGACCAGAGCGGATACTTACACTTTTACCTATCTCCCTACATGCGGACTTGACTTGTTTGAACATTTGGTTGATACCTATTTTAAAAGATTATGTTGTTGAAGCATCACTAGGGTACTATATTGAGAATGTTGTGCCCCTTGCTAAATCATTTGAGCGGGCTAGTCGTAAAGGTATTTCCTCAAAAAATACTGGGAATCTCTAtcctttatttcaattttttttttcacaatccTCTCTCTCATTGCTTCATTGAAATCAGAGTAGGAGTTGTCAGTGTGAGTCTTTGTGCATGTTGTATGTGCTATCACTTCCAATATCTATCCATTGTAACACCTTTTATCAAATAGGCTCCTCTTCCTTTTGGATATGAAGGTAAATGATGAAACATACCTGATCTCCATCCTTACTATGTCTTGAACTGCAGACCTTTTGTGCTGGATTCTTTAAAAGTCATTTGATATACTGAGTTACAGCTCATTTATCCAGGATGTGTTGACTATATTGGGCATTTTTATATTCAGTTTTTAACcttgattatttttgttgtaaaattaaatttcttagtAATTATGAAAGTTTGCGGAGAGGATTAAGACTTTCTGTTGCCATGTCATTTCTCTTATTCACACTAGTCTTTTAATGTTTTCTATTTGCTGTATATGATGGTATGTAGTGAACCATTTCATGAATTTACATGtggattttcttctttctcttgtcTTCCAGTTAAAAAGTTAGCAACCAGTCAAGATCTTCAGGCTCATGCCCATGACCTGTGGGGATTGCTACCTAGTTTTTGTTGCCATCCTACTGATACTTACCAGAATGTTGGAGCTTTGGCtgaaatattaattacttttctAAAGGAGGACTCCtttatgcataaaaatattGCTATTGCCTTACAGGTGCTCTCTCCTTCATATGTAAAGTCAGGgtgtttttctttcaattttttttaatgttcattTTTGGTTATGTCCTTAATTATTCATTtctgtatctttttttttttttttgggctttttgcaCAGGTTCTTGTCTATCAGAACAAGAATGTTCTTAGCCCTAAAACAGAATCTGCAGAACCCAATTCCTTTGCAGAAAAAGATTGTGTGTTACAGTTCAGAAATGTACCCACTTACTCAAAGAAGATTGCAACCAAAAACATCAAGGCCTTGGCATCATGTTCCACAGAGTTGCTCCAGGCTCTAACAAACTTATTTGTTGATTCACTTCCTGAGAAGCGCTCGTATCTAAAGGTTCTCCATTTGTCACTCACTGAACTTATATTTAGAAATTTGATATATCTTCTCTTGCTCTCCATTCCTGTAATTACAGGATAAGCATAATCGTAGTCCATAAATTACTCTGTTTTTCTCCATTGTGGTTATAGAAAGGTGGTCTATTTGTAACCATTTGCAATTCCATACACAAATTTTGTACAAACTTAATTcccttttttaatatttataccttatctttcttcacttttttgGGTATGCATTATGCAACCTCCTTTTTAGGTAATAGAAAAAGAACTGATATGTATCTTAGAGTCCAAGCTACCATTATCAACCTCAATACTCTTGGTTTTGGGCAGGTCTCATGGTTCAATGATGGTCAATGTGAGCCGATATTATACCAACACTGACCTTCCTACATGATGGTCTCTTTATGCTAACACATGCCAAGCCAACCTGTGGGCTTTTGGAGAAGCTAAACTTGCTACTCTAGGGTATTGGAGCTTAATAACATGCCGTAGTTTTGGAACAACTACAGATTAACAACTCCGTGATTGACTGAAAATTAAGTGCAAATGCGTAaatgtgattttgttttgaatatgTACATTAGATTAGTGATTGAGAAATTTCCATGGCtgcaatatattatataatattcatatatattcATTCTAATATTGATTCTATTCAGCTGAGAGTTAATTTCCAAGGGACACAATAAGTTTCTCGTTTGAGAATGTTGCATTAatcttttcttaaataaaattatatgtatagagtatttttttgtgtgtcattttttaaagaattttaatcTTCTTTTTATGGTTTGAGATTGGTTTATTGCTTGTTTAGTTCTGATATTCTCTTGGTCTATATTTTCTTTGGCAGTATGAATTATTAGCCaatttctaaataataatatgattaaATATCTTTTGTTCTCATTTTCTCAGGATGCCATTGGATGCCTGGCTTCTATTACTGATTCTTCTATAACTAAAATGATTCTCCTGTCATTATTTGAGAGGTTTCAGTTCGTAGATGGTGAGGGTGAATTTGAAAAGTTGGGGAGTGATAACCAAGCAATGATTGATAAAGAACAAGGCAATCTAAGTAGTACAGAGAAAGAGATTCAGAGGTAAATGTGAGTGATATTGTTTTTCGGATGAGTGAGCTTTGGCCCCAAGGGTGGTGGCAGAGCTGGTAACGTGAGTGTATGCATCATATAAAATTGGGTAATAGGCCATCTGCCAAGGGTTTTAggtttaataatatattttagcaGTACTtgtaaataaatgaatatatattattattattattttcaaaggAAGTCTGTGTGAGTTTTTTATTTCATGGAAAGGAGAAAACACTTCGGCTTAATATCCAAGAACTTGTTTGAAAATCATGTAAAGCAAAGGGACTTAAGGGTCTATAGTTATTTGACCAAATGGGATTGTCCATTTCCTCACTTAAGAGGAGTAGGATTAAGCTGAGCCAAAATGGTTTTCCATGAGACAGGATTTTTAACCAAATAGGATTGTCCTGTTTTTGTAGCCAGGTGATAATCCTACTTGAGATTTCTGTATAAATGATTGTTTGATGATGAAGAACTTGTCTTTGTGGTCAACTAAGAAAGGTAGAACACGggaattttgtttgtttgttatttatggctttgtattgtatttcttatTGGCCTTTACCAATATATCTTACTTCAACAAGATAAAAGCAACTGAATTGTATGAATTTTTGCTGCCATTAATTGGATGTTCATTACTTTGTTTTCCTGGCAAagtaattggtttttatttttgattacaaatagaatttttttgggaacttTACTTTAAATTAACTACATAATGATTTCTTTGGTTTTGCGCTCCATACTTCTTTTAGATTCATTTGGTAGCCTGTTGGTTTCTTAGTTTTACCCTCTTTTAAAAGTTCATCTTCTGATGATCAGCACTAAATATTTTGGCAGTAATTTTCTATTAACTTTctgttaaaaaatattattcagGAACTTTTTGGTAGGTAGGGAAAAGGATTTGTGTTAGGTATTGCCctcttagggtgtgtttgtttggaggtgaaatagggtagatggaaaactttggagagaaaatgggaagggaaacttttttgagtgtgtttggttgggtgaggaggaaggaaaataaatggtggggCTCAGGTGTTTTCTCCCTGGGCCCgccaaaaagttttctctccaaaatggagagaaaattgatgGGAGAAAATGAGGTTGCTTAATGGACAAAAATACtcatgtttagttttttttttttttttgggcatgtTGCctctctttgctttttttttattttttatttatattaattttttgcttttttggggCTGTGGCTGTGGGTGGGCAcgataccaatttttttttcttttctttcttggatttttttttttgtttaactagacatgatttttattttttaataaattgggtgattgctttttttttagttgtttgtcacttttttgttttaattagtcatcatttttaaataagggtgtatgagtaaatttaaacaaactcactttttccatctctccatttttccactcccaaccaaacaaaaaggggagaaattaaaatcttttctattctcccacttttccatcctcccattattttctatcctcccacttttccactactccaaccaaacggacccttaagtTACAATCTGTTAGCTTTAGTTCTTGAACttcttgtatttgtttcttgtttagagtgttcaccatcgtgaacacgatgttcaatttttttgatataagtCTTAgtacctagaaaaaaaaaaggtactgcCCTCTTAAATGTCTTCTGAATGAGTCTGATTGCAATATTCTGTTCTTGGTACATATCCGTCAAATTGCTACAGTAaccaaaatttacaattatttcAAAACCTCCATCTTGATGGCAAATGTATATCTACTGATAATGTATCCATAATTTATGTAAATGGGTTACCAATGGCATTCTTTGCTGGCATCAGCATTTGCCTGGTGCAATCATTATGTAGTCTGATATATGGGTTTTAATGATGCTTTTTATTTCATAAAAGTTTATCATATGGGTTGCACCATTATATTTTATAACGTGAAGTCTAATAAGTGGTTGTGTTAGATGACGTGAAGTCTACAGGAATGACAATGGTAAAAGGTTAAGAGAATTCTTTATTGTTTTCTAGtcacaaaatattttgatgATATCTGCCCCCATTGCAGCTTGTATGCAGTCATTCAATTATTAGACCATAAAACATTTTGTATAAGTTTGTCTAAATGTGTTGGATCATTTTATCCTAAATTTTTTGCCCTCCTGCTCCAAAACCACCTTTTCTTGTTGACTATCAGTACTATCTAGCACTTAAGCCTATGCAAAATATGTAAATAAAGTATAGcttgtttgtatttgtattgGTAGGAATTTATTGTTAGATATTTTGTAGTCAATGAAATGCCATTGTACatcaggtaaaaaaaaaaaaaccttccccCATTTTCTGGTCATATGGTCATAAAATAGATTGATGATTTACTGTTTAGTTAATGTTGTTATTCTTTCAGGTGTGTGATAATGGAGCTAGCATCTTCTTTTGTTGAAGGAGCCAAGGAGGATCTTATTGATctaatctataaatttattacaCACACTTTTGAGGTATATTGTTGGCACTCTTTACCCACATGAGTAACATGACATGCTTTTTATTAATGCCAATTCTGTTACTCCTTTGACTAATGGATTTAGGCTGACACCATTTGTGAACCTTTGGTTTTAGGTAACTAATAAGTCTGGCCATTGTGAAGCATACCACACCTTGAGCAGAATTCTGGAGGTCTGAATTGGCATCTCCCAACtcttaaatttgttatttttggaGCTTGTTATCATTATGAACTTGATTCTCATTTATGTTATGGAATGGGACAGGAACATGCGTGGTTTTCTTCTTCCCGATTTGTTGAGCTGATTGATTTGTTACTTGGTCTTAAGTCTCCTGTTGATATTGCCTCTCTTAGGAGTCGCTTTGCTAGTCTCCATATATTAATGATTCATGCATTGAAGGtaaaaaattctttctttaaGGTAATGAtaaacttatttagtttttataatGGGGGAAATTGTGCAGTTGGTCCTCAATAGTAGTAGgcggtgtttttatttttctaattagaAAGATGTTTGTTTGCTTCACTAAATATTGGTGCATAATATAGTGATAAGTTTGGAGAGCTGCCTGGGTGCGCTTTCtatctttgattttctcttgttctttctctttcctctgtTTTGATCTCATCTTTTACTTTTCTACCTGTTAactgtttaattttattttaatatatttttctctaaGTTATTTTCTGCTGTCCCAGTTAGTGATTCTTAAACTAATGCAGCATGCCCCATAGATctggttttgaaatttttagcaCTTCTCTATGAATGTGTCTCATGTAATTACTCAAAATGATAACAGAAGCCATATCTTTTTCTACAAGTTAAGATGAAAGTGTACTGGTTGGTAGGAAGCAAAGGTCTTTGAGTGCCCTCTATCAATTAAGATTAGCTATCAGAGCATGCAACACATGCAACCATATTAACGAATTCTTGTTATTgtcaaagtaaataaataaatagggaCACATACGCACttatagaaaaaataacaagaatACCAATAAAAATGTGAAGCCCTCCAA
The DNA window shown above is from Quercus lobata isolate SW786 chromosome 7, ValleyOak3.0 Primary Assembly, whole genome shotgun sequence and carries:
- the LOC115952802 gene encoding RRP12-like protein, which encodes MPEPEEQAEELLKDGSDICQQLMDRYARSSAPQHRHLLATAAAMRSILASESLSLTPPAYFAAAIDTAASNSDTLDSTAAAALLSFLSVVLPLVPAQEISAEKAGEAVSVLVNLVGKERGSDGGLAVATVKAVVKCLGILLGFCDLENWDSLKLGFQTLLDFSIDRRPKVRRCAQDCLVKAFKSFKSSGVNKAASKLVLSMLKNNMPLAVKLSSLKAVDGSKDDALSKPEHLEVLYMLSVVKISVPSLSTKVSSKVISEIVKLLNSKFSVLTRHVFQVVEAFFETSRVEVTVPETEKIVDSLVSYVSSGDKNPVDTDISAATLLKRALDILHDKESSLWIRNLPLVCGCLAGLLSSEASIASLASSILKELLSHLADYKTLLTDKDKPSDDEGQESMEASAIKSVCLIFENALATYSGTPDEHILGVITVLFLNLGEISYVFMKSIVLKLADLMILANGGTSNTDHLRKCIGSAVIAMGPERILTLLPISLHADLTCLNIWLIPILKDYVVEASLGYYIENVVPLAKSFERASRKVKKLATSQDLQAHAHDLWGLLPSFCCHPTDTYQNVGALAEILITFLKEDSFMHKNIAIALQVLVYQNKNVLSPKTESAEPNSFAEKDCVLQFRNVPTYSKKIATKNIKALASCSTELLQALTNLFVDSLPEKRSYLKDAIGCLASITDSSITKMILLSLFERFQFVDGEGEFEKLGSDNQAMIDKEQGNLSSTEKEIQRCVIMELASSFVEGAKEDLIDLIYKFITHTFEVTNKSGHCEAYHTLSRILEEHAWFSSSRFVELIDLLLGLKSPVDIASLRSRFASLHILMIHALKMRLEEENTKAFLILNEIILTLKEGNEEFRKAAYDILLKISASLKDSSAISHAPYHKLIGMIMGYLSGSSPHIKSGAVSALSVLVYQDADICLSMPDIVPSLLSLLHTKVVEVIKAVLGFVKVLVSCLQAKDLHRLLSDVVYEVLPWSSVSRHHFRSKVIVIMEIIIRKCGSAVVESVTPEKYKSFLKTVFENRHGKTSSKESDAGDTEMMLADSSMKASGSMLEKRKHKAMSSIPEENGSVEQRKRKREKKNNAYACIPSSNEHHPSSGSGGGLRAVQSARLSHNAKSMKGQSEGRQKKSKRNHDQIMKNHEKRKEPTNTSKKDEATHIPNASKLSRHKVGRKRQKINK